One genomic segment of Ctenopharyngodon idella isolate HZGC_01 chromosome 7, HZGC01, whole genome shotgun sequence includes these proteins:
- the LOC127516125 gene encoding uncharacterized protein LOC127516125 isoform X3, which produces MVYIISALLICGMGLLTVVKSSQTANMSARPGDNVTIWCQHTAKTGKYIHWFKQTNSAVPLSIVYMMITYQLKELQIKYLNGFQPDRLVMSLHTKNTSLRIINVDISDSGLYYCGWDSRVITFGNGTHLDIKDHFIYCAESECVTPLQNETEISNKDLKESPISTRDCSENIFYKLTFIFGVIIVILIIILVLIIITKIRNRKTQGKDADRHVTQHHEEPHSTLYAALQFSKQKTRRAARHAEDIDVVYSATR; this is translated from the exons ATGGTTTATATAATTTCAGCGCTGTTGATCTGTGGCATGG GTTTGCTTACAGTTGTCAAATCATCTCAGACAGCTAATATGTCAGCTCGACCAGGAGATAATGTTACTATTTGGTGTCAACACACAGCAAAAACCGGAAAGTACATACACTGGTTCAAGCAAACAAACAGTGCTGTACCTCTTAGCATTGTATACATGATGATAACCTACCAGCTTAAGGaactacaaataaaatatttaaatggtttTCAACCAGACCGTCTGGTGATGTCTCTACACACCAAAAACACCTCCCTAAGGATTATAAATGTGGATATTTCTGATTCTGGTCTGTACTACTGTGGCTGGGACTCTAGGGTGATCACATTTGGTAATGGAACACATCTAGACATTAAAG ATCACTTCATTTATTGTGCAGAGAGTGAATGTGTTACACCACTGCAAAATGAAACAGAAATTTCAAATAAAG ATCTCAAGGAGAGCCCGATTTCTACACGAGACTGTTCTGAAAACATCTTTTATAAACtgacttttatttttggtgttattattgttattctcATCATCATTCTGGTCTTAATAATCATCACTAAGATACggaacagaaaaacacaggGAAAAG ACGCTGATCGCCATGTCACACAGCATCATGAG GAGCCTCATTCAACGTTGTATGCTGCTCTACAGTTCTCCAAACAGAAAACCAGAAGAGCAGCCAGACATGCTGAGGATATAGATGTTGTGTATTCTGCTACTAGATAG
- the LOC127516125 gene encoding uncharacterized protein LOC127516125 isoform X1: MVYIISALLICGMGLLTVVKSSQTANMSARPGDNVTIWCQHTAKTGKYIHWFKQTNSAVPLSIVYMMITYQLKELQIKYLNGFQPDRLVMSLHTKNTSLRIINVDISDSGLYYCGWDSRVITFGNGTHLDIKDHFIYCAESECVTPLQNETEISNKDLTESPISTRDCSENIFYKLTFIFGVIIVILIIILVLIVIIKIRNRKTQGKDADRHVTQHHEEPHSTLYAALQFSKQKTRRAARHAEDIDVVYSATR; this comes from the exons ATGGTTTATATAATTTCAGCGCTGTTGATCTGTGGCATGG GTTTGCTTACAGTTGTCAAATCATCTCAGACAGCTAATATGTCAGCTCGACCAGGAGATAATGTTACTATTTGGTGTCAACACACAGCAAAAACCGGAAAGTACATACACTGGTTCAAGCAAACAAACAGTGCTGTACCTCTTAGCATTGTATACATGATGATAACCTACCAGCTTAAGGaactacaaataaaatatttaaatggtttTCAACCAGACCGTCTGGTGATGTCTCTACACACCAAAAACACCTCCCTAAGGATTATAAATGTGGATATTTCTGATTCTGGTCTGTACTACTGTGGCTGGGACTCTAGGGTGATCACATTTGGTAATGGAACACATCTAGACATTAAAG ATCACTTCATTTATTGTGCAGAGAGTGAATGTGTTACACCACTGCAAAATGAAACAGAAATTTCAAATAAAG ATCTCACGGAGAGCCCGATTTCTACACGAGACTGTTCTGAAAACATCTTTTATAAACtgacttttatttttggtgttattattgttattctcATCATCATTCTGGTCTTAATAGTCATCATTAAGATACggaacagaaaaacacaggGAAAAG ACGCTGATCGCCATGTCACACAGCATCATGAG GAGCCTCATTCAACGTTGTATGCTGCTCTACAGTTCTCCAAACAGAAAACCAGAAGAGCAGCCAGACATGCTGAGGATATAGATGTTGTGTATTCTGCTACTAGATAG
- the LOC127516124 gene encoding uncharacterized protein LOC127516124 isoform X2: MYNPQSFLILGVNTRRQHIKQFLSAVDSSTWVNEHEFNPGDSVNLHCTVLTERCVGNHSVYWFRHETGDTHPGIIYKHGNSNDQCKKSSERDSHSQSCIYNLPKRNLSLTDTETYYCAVAMCGEILFGNGSRLEIGEPISEFAWTDLKVQILVATNILCLVIIAILLCKRTQKQQETFSETHPLQKLSSSLDNEGAPEEISSAALLFPGRNLNRHERSSYTHVVYSAARGYSIK; this comes from the exons atgtataatccTCAAAGTTTTCTCATTCTAGGGGTAAATACAAGACGACAACATATTAAGCAGTTTTTGTCTGCGGTGGACTCGAGTACTTGGGTAAATGAACACGAGTTTAACCCAGGAGACTCTGTGAATCTTCACTGCACTGTTCTCACTGAGAGATGTGTAGGAAATCACAGCGTCTACTGGTTTAGGCATGAAACAGGAGATACACATCCAGGAATCATTTACAAGCATGGAAACAGCAATGATCAATGCAAGAAGAGCTCTGAGAGAGATTCCCATTCACAGTCTTGTATCTACAATCTCCCCAAGAGGAACCTCAGTTTAACTGACACCGAGACTTACTACTGCGCTGTGGCCATGTGTGGAGAGATACTGTTTGGGAATGGAAGTAGGCTTGAAATTGGAG aACCAATTTCTGAGTTCGCCTGGACTGACCTAAAGGTCCAAATTTTGGTAGCAACAAATATATTGTGCTTGGTGATCATTGCTATCCTTCTGTGCAagagaacacaaaaacaacaagaaaCATTTTCTG AAACCCATCCATTACAAAAACTTTCTTCATCTCTTGATAATGag GGCGCACCAGAGGAGATAAGCTCCGCAGCACTGCTTTTCCCCGGAAGAAACTTAAACAGACACGAAAGAAGCTCATACACACATGTAGTGTATTCAGCTGCTAGAGGttacagtattaaataa
- the LOC127516124 gene encoding uncharacterized protein LOC127516124 isoform X1 → MYNPQSFLILGVNTRRQHIKQFLSAVDSSTWVNEHEFNPGDSVNLHCTVLTERCVGNHSVYWFRHETGDTHPGIIYKHGNSNDQCKKSSERDSHSQSCIYNLPKRNLSLTDTETYYCAVAMCGEILFGNGSRLEIGEPISEFAWTDLKVQILVATNILCLVIIAILLCKRTQKQQETFSETHPLQKLSSSLDNEVKFKYTILLRSYVLFIYLCVLSTLVLVLGRTRGDKLRSTAFPRKKLKQTRKKLIHTCSVFSC, encoded by the exons atgtataatccTCAAAGTTTTCTCATTCTAGGGGTAAATACAAGACGACAACATATTAAGCAGTTTTTGTCTGCGGTGGACTCGAGTACTTGGGTAAATGAACACGAGTTTAACCCAGGAGACTCTGTGAATCTTCACTGCACTGTTCTCACTGAGAGATGTGTAGGAAATCACAGCGTCTACTGGTTTAGGCATGAAACAGGAGATACACATCCAGGAATCATTTACAAGCATGGAAACAGCAATGATCAATGCAAGAAGAGCTCTGAGAGAGATTCCCATTCACAGTCTTGTATCTACAATCTCCCCAAGAGGAACCTCAGTTTAACTGACACCGAGACTTACTACTGCGCTGTGGCCATGTGTGGAGAGATACTGTTTGGGAATGGAAGTAGGCTTGAAATTGGAG aACCAATTTCTGAGTTCGCCTGGACTGACCTAAAGGTCCAAATTTTGGTAGCAACAAATATATTGTGCTTGGTGATCATTGCTATCCTTCTGTGCAagagaacacaaaaacaacaagaaaCATTTTCTG AAACCCATCCATTACAAAAACTTTCTTCATCTCTTGATAATGaggtaaaatttaaatatactaTATTGCTGCGCTcctatgttttatttatttatctatgtGTATTGAGTACTTTGGTGTTGGTTTTAGGGCGCACCAGAGGAGATAAGCTCCGCAGCACTGCTTTTCCCCGGAAGAAACTTAAACAGACACGAAAGAAGCTCATACACACATGTAGTGTATTCAGCTGCTAG
- the LOC127516123 gene encoding uncharacterized protein LOC127516123, translating to MLLISTAALLLFGTGFLQVTFSTASTQAQPGQSVTMWCAHDIQVSGHLYWFKQTDGDVPIPIVRMLYTESLQKVEPSYFNGFTKQHLVMNLFSKNTTLTIKYANISDSGFYFCGATGFHTKFGNGTRLEVKDSKCHNDSSTIFNHSEKNVTSEKNDTRTSKKDDEKSSSSSTKECSRDIFFTLTLLFGCIIVFICIIPLIMAIIKEHKRQKLKKVAERQTQQHDDKEDDSVEYAAVHFKNKRPKTAGRHDEYSTAVYTDTT from the exons ATGTTACTTATTTCAACTGCAGCATTATTGCTCTTTGGGACGG gtTTTCTCCAAGTAACATTTTCTACAGCAAGCACACAGGCTCAGCCAGGACAAAGTGTCACTATGTGGTGTGCACATGATATCCAGGTTTCTGGACACCTGTACTGGTTCAAACAAACTGACGGTGATGTACCAATTCCTATTGTGCGCATGTTATATACCGAAAGCCTTCAGAAGGTAGAGCCAAGTTATTTCAATGGTTTTACAAAACAGCACCTGGTCATGAATTTGTTCAGCAAAAACACGACCTTAACAATTAAGTATGCAAATATTTCTGATTCTGGCTTCTATTTTTGTGGAGCTACGGGATTTCACACGAAATTTGGCAATGGAACTAGGCTTGAAGTGAAAG ACAGTAAATGCCACAATGACTCTTCAACTATTTTTAACCATTCAGAAAAGAATGTCACATCAGAGAAAAATGACACAAGAACCTCAAAAAagg ATGATGAGAAATCTTCTTCGTCTAGTACTAAGGAGTGTTCTAGAGACATCTTTTTCACATTGACACTCCTATTTGGTTGCatcattgtttttatatgtattattcCTCTAATTATGGCTATTATCAAGGAACACAAAAGGCAGAAGCTTAAAAAAG TCGCTGAACGTCAAACACAACAGCATGATGACAAG GAAGATGACTCAGTAGAATATGCTGCGGTGCATTTCAAAAACAAGAGACCCAAAACAGCAGGAAGACATGACGAGTACTCAACTGCTGTGTATACTGACACTACTTGA